The following is a genomic window from Candidatus Poribacteria bacterium.
AGGATCTCCGGTCAATCGCACTGGGTATCCAGTGCTTTCGATGTGACAGTGGCATTCAGCAAGGACGTTACGGGATTTAGTAAGAATGACATCACTGTTGATAACGGTACTGTGTCGAACTTCACAGGCTCCGGCGCGACTTACACAGCGAGAATCACACCGACCTCCGGGTTTGAGGGCAAGTTGACAATAAATGTGCTGTCAGGCGTTGCTCAAGATACAGATGGCAACAGTAACTACGCATCTGCACTCTCCTACGTCAAAGAAGTTGCCCTTGGAGTTCCACAGATATACTATATAGTAGGGCATGGTCATAGAATTCAGCGTATTAATCTTGATGGCACAACACAAAACCTCGGCACACAGAAAATAAGGAAGCTAAATGGTATAGCGTTAGATATGAAGAATGGCAAGATGTACTTGACAGAAGAGGGCAGAACACACTGGCACCGATACGATACACCTCCTAAGATATGGCGTGCCGATCTTGATGGCAGAAACGTCGAAGACCTCGTCACAAATGGATTGGAGTTCCCAAACGATATAAAGTTAGATATAGAGAATGGCAAGATGTATTGGATAGACATAGATAAAATCCTGCGTGCCGATCTTGATGGATCAAATGTCGAAACCCTCATCATAATGCCGTGGCAGACATCACGGAGTGTAGCAAGAGGGTATATAGCGTTGGACGTAGCGGGTAACAAGATGTACTGGACAAACATAGGAACGACGGACAAAGGAACGGACGATATTCCGCCTAAGATCCTGCGTGCTAATCTCAATGGTTCAAATGTCGAAGATCTCATCATGACCGGATTGGAACGGCCAACAAATATAGAGTTAGATGTAGAGGGTGGCAAGATTTATTGGATAGAGGAGTTGTGGCGAGACTCTAAGATCCTGCGTGCTGATATTGATGGTACAAATGCCGAAACCCTCGTCACAGTAGGCTATCTAAAAGAAATAGCGTTAGATGTAGGTAATGGCAAGGTATATTGGATGAGGGGCCCGGAGAGCGGGGGAGCGGTGGTCGACTCTTCAGTTAAAATCGGTCGTGCGAATCTCGATGGATCAAATATTCAAGAACCTCTCACAACGATACCTAATGTGTTTGTACGGGGAATCGCCCTTGGCATACCTTTACAAACCGAAGTGTTGATTCCTGCATCCCAGCACCCCGTGGTGTATTGGGTAGAGGCAAACGCAGGCAGGCTTAACCGACTCGTCGGGAACAAAGTAGAAAACTTTCTGCCAAGCGTCCAGAATGTGATCAGCCTCACTGTAGATGCAGTGGATAACAAAATCTACTGGACAGAGCAGACTGCTAAGAATAAAGGAAGCATCAAACGCGCAAATTTGGATGGTTCAAATGTTCAGGGCCTTGTCACATTAAATAGTATTCCCAATAGCATTTCCGTTGACACAACGCGAGGCAAACTCTATTGGACGAACTCGCGTGGTCACATTCAGCAATCGAATCGCAGTGGCAAGCAAATCAGAAACCTCGTCCAAAACCTGGATTCTCCAGATCATATCGTCGTAGACACTGTAGATGCGAAGTTGTATTGGACAGAAGCATCGGGGCGGATTCGGCGCGCAAACCTCAACGGTAAAAGTATCCAGAATATCGCCAGTAACTTGGGAACGATAAATGGTATCGCTATCTCAGACAACAAAATTTATTATGGGACCACAAGAATCGGCGCAAGTAGCGGAAGCATTGGACGTGCGAATTTCAATGGTTCAAGCGCACTTCCGATCATTAATCTGCGGAGCATTCTTTCTGGCATTGCCATTGATTCCGCGAGTAATAAGTTGTACTGGACAGAGTCTGATGGACATATGTGGCGCGCAAACCTTAACGGTAAGAATATACAGCAGGTTGTTTCAGATTTACCATCGCCCACGCGCCTCGTTTTGAGAATCTCAAGGGCAACGACTGCCTCTGCCCCTATGAATAATTCACCCACACCAATTCCCGAGGCAACACACCTGCTTGCGAATTACCCGAATCCCTTCAATCCAGAAACATGGATACCCTATCAGTTAGCAGAACCGAGCGATGTGAAAATCATTATCTATGATACGCGTGGGGTTGTTGTTCGGAGGTTGGTGTTAGGACATCAACCCGCTGGCACCTACACAAGTAGAACTCGCGCAGCGTATTGGGACGGCCGCAACGCTTTTGGTGAACGTGTGGCGAGCGGTATCTATTTCTACCAACTCCAGACGGACAATATTTCGTCTCTGCGAAAAATGCTTATCCTGAAGTAGGTCGCACATTGGGTTTTATCATTTCTGTTCGGCGAGGATGGCTTCGGCTTTGTGCCTCGCCTATCTTTTTTTAAGTGTTTTCTCGTGCCTAAAACCTCCAGAAAACCTGTTGATAAAAAATAAAGGATTTGTTAAAATTACAGAAAACATTGACGAATGTTCACAGTCTTATGCAAGTAAAGAACTTCCTACCTTGATACAAAGAGGGAAAAGATCATGGCTACCCTAAACGACTTTCAACTCAAACAAAGAAAATATATGCCCGTCTTTCCAAACGCCAGCGGGAAACCGACCGGTCATATCGAAGGATACCCTTCTGAGGATGAAGAACCCATGCCAGCAGGTGAATTTCATGGGATGCAGATGCAAAGTTTATTTGACCAATTCTTGCGATACTTTCAAGCACACCCGCATATCCATGTCAGCATGGACAATTTCGTCTACTACCGTGAGGGGGATATCAGAAAGGTCGTTGCTCCCGATGTCTATGTCGTTTTAGGTGCCGCGAAACTTCCGTTGCGAAGGAGTTTTTATACTTGGGCAGAAGGCACCGTGCCTACAGCCGTTTTTGAGTTCCTTTCGGATGCAACAGCGTCCGAGGATCGAGATGAAAAGATTGGGATATATCTCCGTGATATAGGGGTTGCGGAGTATTTTATTCATCAACCCGATATGAATCGTCCTGTAGAGTTTCGTGGGTGGCGGCGGGATGCCGTAGGGAACATCGTTGAGATTGAGCCGGATGAGGCAGGCGGTTTGTTCAGTGCGTCGTTGAATCTATATTTTCAGTGGGAGCTTCAGGAGGCATGGGAGCTGCGGCTTTTACGTCCGTACTTACCGGATGGCACCCCGATTACGACTTCTATGGAAGAGCATCACCTTCGGGTCGAAGCAGAAAAACGGCGCGACGAAGCTGAAGAACGGCGCGACGAAGCTGAAAGGCTCGCCGCTGAAGAGGCACAACGCCGACAAGAAGCTGAAGTCGAGTTGGAACGGCTCCGTGCCCAGCTCGCTAACCAGCAAGATAGCGATCTCTAATTGAGAATAAGCGTTTCAATCCTTTAAATCCAATGTTACAACCATTCTTATATGCGTTGCTTACGACAAAAACACGATACTTTCCCATTCCTCACTGCAGGTGGGAGATAAGGAGTTAACTTTATGAGCAACAACGGACGCATCATAACCCCAGAACTTGAAGAGATGGAAGTCTACGGTGAAACGCGGGTCGGTTGGGATGAGAACACACCCGTCAACGAAACCGTCGACGCAGAGGGAAACCTTTTTCCCGGCGAAAGAGGATTTGGTGTCGCAGACCCTGCCTCGCCGAAACGTCGAGTCTACGACGACCCAGAAGTCGAGGCACTCCGAGAAAAACTACAGGCACACAATGGCATCCGCGGACTCGAAATCTGCGAGCCTCACGAAACGAAGAAAATCGCTCGCATCTTCCATCGCGACGGTTTTTGCGTCGTCAAAGACCTTCTCAACGCTGAGCAGCTCGCGCGTTGGAGAGCCGGATGTGCCGAAGCATTGCGTGATATTCTCTCTATACCAGGACCCGGAAATAGAAAGTACACAACCGAAACCAGCCGCCTACCACACCGCTATAGCTACGGCACCTCCTCCGCTTCAAGACAGATGCTACATCACTCCGCATGGGCAAGTATGATTGATCTGCCGACAACAACACCGATTGTCACAGAAATTTTCGGCTCTTCAGATTACCGAGTTTGGGGTTCAGGCGGCGACCTCTGTCTTCCGGGTGCAGTAGAGTATCAACACCTGCATCCCGATGGTAGAGACTCACAACACCTCTCTGAAGCACGCATTAGACAAGCCGAATTAGTCGGTGCCCAACTCCATAGGGACGACAAAGGCAATCTTGATGTCCCGTCACAAAAGATGATTATGGAGATGACCCCGCCGACTGTCACTATTAACTTTGTGATGTGCGACCTGACGTGGGAAAACGGTCCGATTCGTCAGATTCCGGGGACACATACGCTGCAGCAGAATCCACCACCACCGGGTGACGAACCCGATTGGATGAAACATTCCACGCTTGTTGGCGCGACTGCGGGTTCTGGTGTATTCCGAGATAACCGCGCATGGCACGGTGCAACGCCGAATCTTTCAAGGGAAGTTCGCGCACTTCCGAACGTCGAGTATGCAGCACCGTGGCGCACACAGCACGGTTTTAGTCGGATTATGCCGCACGAAATCTGGGAAACGCTAACACCACATGCTCAGAAATTGTGTGAATGGATCAAGGCAGACCCAGGGGTCTGGCCCCCCGGTGCCGGTATTATGCATCCACTTGCAAGCAAACGCGCAGAAGCAAAGAAACAAAGCAGTTCGTAGAAGGAGACAGAATATGTTAAACTGGGGCGTTATGGGTGCAGGCGGCATCGCCTATGTCTTCTGCAACGGAATGCGGTTTACAGATTCGGGACAAATTCTCGCCGTTGCGAGCCGGACCCAATCGCGTATAGATAGACTCGTCAACGATTACAATATCCCACGCCAATACAACGACTACGACGGTTTGTTGACGGATGACGATATTGACGCTGTCTATATTGCAACCATCCACCCACTTCATGAGGAGTGGGCGATAAAGTGTGCGGAAGCCGGAAAACACCTGCTCGTCGAGAAACCGATTAGCATGAACCGCGCTGAAGCCGCAGCAATGGTAGACGCGGCACGTGAAAATGACGTGTTTCTCATGGAAGCCTTTATGTATCGCTGTCATCCACAGATAGCAAAAGTTGTTGAACTCATACAAGATGGCGCGATCGGCGAGGTCCTTGTCATCCGTTCAATATTCGGTTACCGATCGAATTTTAACCCGCAAAGCCGAATATTCAACCGAGAAATGGGCGGTGGGGGTATCCTTGACATCGGGTGTTACACTGCTTCAATGACTCGGAAAATGGCGGGTGCTGCTGAAAACAAACTCTTCCTGAATCCAGTTGAGGTAAAAGGAAACGGTAAGATTGGACCTACAGGTGTTGATCATATCGCAGCGGCAACGCTCAAGTTTGAAAACGGTATTATAGGCGAAATAATTGCTGCCGTTGAGTGCAGCGTCGGCAGTAGTGTTTTTATCTACGGTTCAGAAGGTTCAATCACTATCCCAAGTCCTTGGTTGCCATCCTCGCCTTGTCGGCATGCCAGAGAACCCCTGCCACTCGATACAGTCTTCCCATCAACAAAAATCATCATTGAATCTCAGCAAAATCGGGAAGATATTACGGTTGATGTAGATCGGGACCTCTTTACCTATGAAGCGGATACAGTCGCGAACCATATTGCGGATCGCCAAGCACCCGCGATGTCTTGGGATGACACGCTCGGTAATATGCAGCTGCTCGAGGCTTGGCTTGCTGAGGTGGGGGTTGTTCATTGATACGTGTGCAAATGTAAGATTTTAAATTATTCAGGAGTCATTACCGATGGTAAAGGACGAAATTTTTCAGGAACGTGTCGTGCGTGTTGAGAAGTCCTCAGCGCATTTTACACTCCTTCGTAACGCCACTGGAGAATTCCTCGGTGTATCTGACACCAACGAACCTTCAGTCTATGATTATGTTGACGATAAGGCAATATGGAAACAAGTTGAAGGCAAGAACACTTATCGTCACGTCGTTACGGAGATTCAACTTGAAACAGAAGCCGCTGACGTTGAAAACGGCTGCTACCTTCGTCACCAAGGCAATCTACTTGCAAGCGACGGTAGTGTCGCGAGTGAGGGTAGTGTGTTCTCTGCTGGACATGGGCCTGCCCACTTACCCTCCGAATATCTCGAATCATTCAAAGAAAACGGTTGGGTTTGCCTGCCGTCAATCGTTGCCCCTGATATTCTTGAAGAGTTGGAACGTGTGAGCTGCACGGGTCGCTGGGAAGCGGAAACATACCAGCGAAGTGTCCCACCGTTGAACGAGACCGCCGCAGTCGCTAAAATCATTACAGAGCCGGTCTCCTTGTGGCTGATGCGCCAATATATGAAAACGCATGAAATCCGCCTTGGGCATTCACCGGGTTTCGCGATACTCGCGCCAGACGACGGCAAACGGAACGTGCAAGGTTGGCATTCAGATTTCCCTTACCTCTGGGGCATTGCTGGGAGTGAAGCTGTTAACCGTATACCGGTTCACCAAGTCGATGGTTTGGTTATGGGAGTCCAGCGCAATCTTTGTGTCTCAGAATTTCGCAAGGAAAATGGGGCAACCTGTTTCAAACTTGGATCCCATACACTCGGTCAAGGTCCTCCGATAGAGTGGATAAATGGAAACACCTCCAGACAGGATGGATTTCGTGAGAGCAAAGGGTTGCCATACACCGGACCGGAAGCCGATGTCATTGAAGCACCACCAGGTAGCTACATCGTCTACGACTCTCGGATTTGGCACCGCGCCGGTGTGAATCGAACCGAACGTAAACGTGCCGCGATCCTGCAGGCGGTAATCCCGATGTTTATCATGCCGTTCATGGATACCAGCCGTCCGTATAAAGATTTTATCCACAGTCCGCTCGCAGATGAATTGACGGAACTGGAGCGGAAGGAACTTGAGGCAGTTATGGTCAATAAGATGGTCGGTCCAGCCGGACATCTGGCAATCACCGTTGACGAGGAATTAACTGACAGAATTGGTGGACACTCGTACG
Proteins encoded in this region:
- a CDS encoding DUF5050 domain-containing protein; amino-acid sequence: MKLKWLVLLFAIGWIGLGTQGNMSYGQIYWTHQPYNAPDEIWRADLDGTNVKHIITAESTSGYIVELDIGGGKIYWISWGNNGNSSKIWRADLDGTNAETLITTGQHIVNDIELDVGGGKIYWLTLPLHMPYKIWRADLDGTNAEHLITFESSGPNDIKLDVVWGKMYMIGDNYIHRADLDGENFERVFRIDSGIRKLENIELDMVGSKIYWTSHFLHGYKIWRADLDGTNAEHLITATSSSSRDIIELDVSGGRMYWRDDPLGPSAFIWRADLDGTNAEHLITTGVEYSKCFALDVSSAPTSPIVRISGQSHWVSSAFDVTVAFSKDVTGFSKNDITVDNGTVSNFTGSGATYTARITPTSGFEGKLTINVLSGVAQDTDGNSNYASALSYVKEVALGVPQIYYIVGHGHRIQRINLDGTTQNLGTQKIRKLNGIALDMKNGKMYLTEEGRTHWHRYDTPPKIWRADLDGRNVEDLVTNGLEFPNDIKLDIENGKMYWIDIDKILRADLDGSNVETLIIMPWQTSRSVARGYIALDVAGNKMYWTNIGTTDKGTDDIPPKILRANLNGSNVEDLIMTGLERPTNIELDVEGGKIYWIEELWRDSKILRADIDGTNAETLVTVGYLKEIALDVGNGKVYWMRGPESGGAVVDSSVKIGRANLDGSNIQEPLTTIPNVFVRGIALGIPLQTEVLIPASQHPVVYWVEANAGRLNRLVGNKVENFLPSVQNVISLTVDAVDNKIYWTEQTAKNKGSIKRANLDGSNVQGLVTLNSIPNSISVDTTRGKLYWTNSRGHIQQSNRSGKQIRNLVQNLDSPDHIVVDTVDAKLYWTEASGRIRRANLNGKSIQNIASNLGTINGIAISDNKIYYGTTRIGASSGSIGRANFNGSSALPIINLRSILSGIAIDSASNKLYWTESDGHMWRANLNGKNIQQVVSDLPSPTRLVLRISRATTASAPMNNSPTPIPEATHLLANYPNPFNPETWIPYQLAEPSDVKIIIYDTRGVVVRRLVLGHQPAGTYTSRTRAAYWDGRNAFGERVASGIYFYQLQTDNISSLRKMLILK
- a CDS encoding Uma2 family endonuclease, coding for MATLNDFQLKQRKYMPVFPNASGKPTGHIEGYPSEDEEPMPAGEFHGMQMQSLFDQFLRYFQAHPHIHVSMDNFVYYREGDIRKVVAPDVYVVLGAAKLPLRRSFYTWAEGTVPTAVFEFLSDATASEDRDEKIGIYLRDIGVAEYFIHQPDMNRPVEFRGWRRDAVGNIVEIEPDEAGGLFSASLNLYFQWELQEAWELRLLRPYLPDGTPITTSMEEHHLRVEAEKRRDEAEERRDEAERLAAEEAQRRQEAEVELERLRAQLANQQDSDL
- a CDS encoding phytanoyl-CoA dioxygenase family protein, translating into MSNNGRIITPELEEMEVYGETRVGWDENTPVNETVDAEGNLFPGERGFGVADPASPKRRVYDDPEVEALREKLQAHNGIRGLEICEPHETKKIARIFHRDGFCVVKDLLNAEQLARWRAGCAEALRDILSIPGPGNRKYTTETSRLPHRYSYGTSSASRQMLHHSAWASMIDLPTTTPIVTEIFGSSDYRVWGSGGDLCLPGAVEYQHLHPDGRDSQHLSEARIRQAELVGAQLHRDDKGNLDVPSQKMIMEMTPPTVTINFVMCDLTWENGPIRQIPGTHTLQQNPPPPGDEPDWMKHSTLVGATAGSGVFRDNRAWHGATPNLSREVRALPNVEYAAPWRTQHGFSRIMPHEIWETLTPHAQKLCEWIKADPGVWPPGAGIMHPLASKRAEAKKQSSS
- a CDS encoding Gfo/Idh/MocA family oxidoreductase; the encoded protein is MLNWGVMGAGGIAYVFCNGMRFTDSGQILAVASRTQSRIDRLVNDYNIPRQYNDYDGLLTDDDIDAVYIATIHPLHEEWAIKCAEAGKHLLVEKPISMNRAEAAAMVDAARENDVFLMEAFMYRCHPQIAKVVELIQDGAIGEVLVIRSIFGYRSNFNPQSRIFNREMGGGGILDIGCYTASMTRKMAGAAENKLFLNPVEVKGNGKIGPTGVDHIAAATLKFENGIIGEIIAAVECSVGSSVFIYGSEGSITIPSPWLPSSPCRHAREPLPLDTVFPSTKIIIESQQNREDITVDVDRDLFTYEADTVANHIADRQAPAMSWDDTLGNMQLLEAWLAEVGVVH
- a CDS encoding phytanoyl-CoA dioxygenase family protein, whose protein sequence is MVKDEIFQERVVRVEKSSAHFTLLRNATGEFLGVSDTNEPSVYDYVDDKAIWKQVEGKNTYRHVVTEIQLETEAADVENGCYLRHQGNLLASDGSVASEGSVFSAGHGPAHLPSEYLESFKENGWVCLPSIVAPDILEELERVSCTGRWEAETYQRSVPPLNETAAVAKIITEPVSLWLMRQYMKTHEIRLGHSPGFAILAPDDGKRNVQGWHSDFPYLWGIAGSEAVNRIPVHQVDGLVMGVQRNLCVSEFRKENGATCFKLGSHTLGQGPPIEWINGNTSRQDGFRESKGLPYTGPEADVIEAPPGSYIVYDSRIWHRAGVNRTERKRAAILQAVIPMFIMPFMDTSRPYKDFIHSPLADELTELERKELEAVMVNKMVGPAGHLAITVDEELTDRIGGHSYARRR